Part of the Pieris brassicae chromosome 5, ilPieBrab1.1, whole genome shotgun sequence genome is shown below.
aaaatacataattgtcATTATTCTAGCATTCAAATAATGCTAAATTTGGTAACAAGAATGCATAGCAACCACTGCATGCATTTTTCAGTCAATTAAACCATTATTTGCGAGAAGTCGgcttttattcattaaatatatattttactatcttATCCTCGTCTCACTCAAAAACGTATTTGATTACGTACAGGACTCATACTAGCGCTAAGTTGTTCTGAATCTAACCGTAAGCTACGACTTcagtaaacattaaattaataatataaataaaaacactttattcaCTTTAACTAATTACATTTTTGCCTTGTTATACAGACACGTTCTACGTTCATCCATTATATCTCGACTTTAGATCTTACCCTAAAACTCGCTAGTTAATTGGTGACTTTTACTTCTTTCATTCATGACTCAATCACAATTTAGCGTACACCCGTTATAAATcgaattaaatagaaatacaaaattcaagttaaataattacctaatatatattagattcTCAGAGTTTCTTAATAGATCTAAACATGGTTATCCAAGGGTGTCTGATTTGCATCAAGTATTATACAAGTTTAAGATGTGGGTCTCATCCCAACTTATCCATCTAATCAAGCGCTCTGTTACATACTTGTAGCTTCAATAAAGTTACACGCAACTTCTCCAGACATCTCTATATTAAAGTGACTAAATTCCGCCCTCAGCTTTACTCATAAGACGGAATACTTTTGTGAGATTTGGCTATTGTACTTAGACCTTCGATAAGACCGAAGACGTCGCGctggaattttatttttataatttaaataccttttatcTTGAGTGGTTTGTTGGGTCAACTGACTTTTTCATAATGTCTAATTTTATGTTGATTATGTTCAAGAAGGCCCTGCCCATTAGTTGTTTCTATAATAtcctttgttaaatatataaattatgctGCTCTTCTCTTTGATGCATATGTACATAacgcaaatatttaaatacatttgttaATACTTTCCACATAACAAATCAATTTCGTTAGTATGGGTGAAATGTCACATAAGATACTTCTACTCCGGATAACATTCAAAGAAAATCTGAACGAATCGtttatcttataaatataataatataaacgaaCCTCAATCGCATTTATTGAATGTGAATTATGGTTAAcaatttagtaattataaattgagtaatattttacatattttatcttaaccTGTCTAAGGCGAGAATTGCAGATTCAGCAAAGCACCCCTCACTGGGGTGAATTTATGATATTGAAATCTCTGAGGAATATCTTTGAATCttcatatttcatttgttGCGTTTTCggttcaaataaaacaaaaattaagtgtaatttagtgtaattaataaatatgcttTACAGTACTATGGTATGAAgcaatgaaattattttgacgAACGTGTCGAACTCAGGTAGTACTGCAGTTTTTAAGAAGGTCTCAAGcaggttttataaaaataaggtaGCAACACGAACTACAGGCCGTCACccatgtttaaaaatacttaccatTGGTAACGAAAATGTGTACaactaataaacttttatgttttttaccATTTACAATGGGCATGGGCGGTTCGTGAATTTGTAGGGCGCTCTGGACTATTACGACTTGTCTCCTGTGTTGTagaaaaaacaccttttgtatggctattaagatttacaataatataccaaaagaattaaaagatcttccgatccttctttaaaaatcgacttgtTGTATTACTTatggaaaaaatgtattactcaataaataattatttgcgtgaaacacTGTAGTTACataagtttaaaaacatttgatatgatattgttacgaagacgggtcgactgcatgtttctagatttttccactagttagagaacttttcagcaggctgtaatatgatttctgaccgtttcaggagagggtcaatcacatattagaaaattgtaattttcataatgttacccgagttttcaggaagctgaaaccttttttcagtcggtttcagaacatgtgtagtcgagtggtgcagttttcaggagacccgttttcaggcgttttcaggcctagttatacccctttgatgaaggaatattctagaccgaactttctaggtgtgagacaaggacgaaatgatacgagagagagagagagaagatcagaactttctcgaaactagacgagcactctagaacgccgtacgacaaggacggagcaacgtgcgaaagagacaaagagtgcgaacgttctagaattgtgcaatcgctactcagtagcaagcccgcctagaaagttctcgaatattgtttagaattattcccagggatatataagcgagccgaaacgcgactagtcacttagttttgaatgcgataacaagagcgaaacaccgaagcgataaagtgcgaataaagtgaatataagtgataaagtactgaaGTGTGCagaagtgaagtaattagtgactgtgtttttgtgtgttattagtgaatctctgcaattaattttgtgcccataaattcctcattgatttatcaagaaataaacccttgaataaattcacggcattttctatccgatcccctagctcgtaacaatatgtacgaaacaaataatataagaatttacctattttaatatgactaataatgtaaaatgtaaaactccttcAGAGACAAATTTCCGCGCCACTGTATGGAAGAATATGCCaaattactattgtaccacttttttgtaccatattcttgcaataaattattaataatattattattaatagaggACACGCGGAAAAATACACTGACCGAAAACAAGCGATGGGGAATTCCCCGTTCCGTTCGATAGTCGCGTATCGCTCATGAGTTGATTGATCTCAGGGATTCCAacaatgatttaatttttttctaattacaaATATCGCCTATTGTTTTCACCGGGGACTGGGGGCCCTTTGTATTGACGGGGCCCGGGCTGCAGCCCAAAAAGCCGTTAAGTAGATCAGGCCCTGAAGGTGGGATATGACtatgaaatattgttacaGTAGGCAAAAGACCCTCGGGCCATCCCCTGCCCAACTTACCTTTTCACTTCTCAGTCGATTTGTCGCTGTGTCGACGATCTTAAGTCgacgaataaataaattgtgttttgttAAACCCATTATCAATTAATCCCATAATTATAGTGGTAGTAACTTAAAACTCTACATATTATAGGTACAAATAATGGGAAATTCATGGTagctaaaaacaaataaattttttatcagaCCTCACTAAAAGTGAAGTGCCGGAAAAAGAGTAAAAACCTTTTCCGAAACAGCAGTTAGTTTCATAGTTTCATTCACTAACACCCTTAATATAGTATTGTAAGTGCAATTTATTCTAAAGACTCTCAAATTAACTCTCGTACATGCAATGATACGTAGATCGGCTCATTTATTATGATaggttatgtttttataacaaatattaaacatcgCACAAAATTCTAGATTAGCAAGACGCGCACTGCTTCTTGCTTCACTTTACATCTAGGAATGTAAGATCACAAAACCATATGATGCTACGTATGGTTACtacattaagtttaataacgTGAGTCAATCCAATTTAATCAAACAATAGGTTCAACCTATTGAATTTCATACAAAGATACATTCATTTAAGTTAGTTATTTAGACCGCTAAATCTAGAAAACTTGCGcgatacatacaattttagaaACACCAAAAGCACCTGGGAGCAGCTTTCTCACTGAAGACTTTACGATGATATAATATGACGATATTTATGCGACACTTCTGAACATCTAAAATGTAAGCAATCGTATCGTAAtgcaattgaaataattaaaaggatttagtatttaactgaatttattattatttcgacACATGTGAACTTAGCGATTTACGTCCCGGTTGCTGTATTCAATTATTAACTGATGAAATGGTCGACCATTTCGTTGAATCGTCAACGTTTAGAGATATAAACATCTATACGCAAAGTCATTCCACGATATGGCTGAtcattagtgataaaattgtaGCATTCATAGTACGAGTATACTGATATAGACTGACGTTTGAGGGAGCGCAATCACTTAATAACCTCGGCACTATAATGACATGTTTGGCGTGCTTTTTGTCTGAAATATAGCATTGATttcttatatttctatatgtcATACAATGTTGTATTCTTTTATCTTGTTCCTTTTTGTGTTGTATAACAGTAAATAGTCGATGCCATcaagtaaataatgtaaaaagttCTAAAATTATAGCAGGAAAAACACATACGTTATGAACAAATGTCTCTGTAGCGTGattcagttttaaaattattatagtaaacTTAAAGGATTAACTCAGACAggcttattttataaaacaacttaGGCCACAAATACAACTTGTTTTCGACTTGTGCGTAGCGCCACTTATGTAACGAGATAATTTTGGCCACAAGCGTAGTCTACTAGATATATacattaagaattatttatttattgacattctttatctttaaaaattgttagtaaataattaaatttagagctataaatatatgtgtatgtaaTGTGGCTGgaatttattcttattttttctatatagtCTTAAGATTCTCTTACCTATGGTGTCATGCGTTTGAATTATGACCCTAGTTGAGGATCTGGATTTTTTGTATGGTCGCAATTGTAATCGAATCACGCTGGcttagtaatataattatctgttacaatttttataaaaataataattaaataagcaaTCGTTATCTAAATGGTAAAAgttgatatataattaattaatatttttgtcaatttttaACTCATTATCTACGCTACGCTACTCACAAAATGCAAAGTAATAACGAAATATTCTTTCTGATTGGACAGAATTAAAATAGtactttttatacaattagCATACATATTTCATGTGCACCGAATGATGGACGACAGAACCCCAAGGTCCTTACTGAACTCACAGCCGGGTGGCAAGAGAAAACTCGGTTGACCGAGGCTGCGTTGCTAGGATGGAGTTGTCAAGGACCTCGAAACAATGGAGCTCGAAATCGGACACTGGTTTAAGTCTGCATAAGTGAGATGGAGTTGTCTCGGAGTTCAGGATAGATACTTGCATAGGCTAAGGCCCATTTATTTTCAAggattgtatatttaaagttaagaacaaaaaaaaatcatatttcataATGTCAAAATGACGTCTAGTCCATTTCTCTAAATCTATGCACTCCTTAACAAGTGTCGTCTGACTCAAGAATTAGCTTTGATGATAtctcatattatattatggtaCTAACCCACATATCGCAGCCGCCCTAagcttttattaaacatttaggGACGTATGTACATGTGCACGTATATTGTACGAACATCAATACAGGTTTCACAcgacatacaaatatacatgTTATGTTATCATCACCTCGCTACGTAGCTCCGTAGCTCGTTATTCAAGcctttaatttagttacaacagctgtcatacaatttttatccAACTTCTCGAAGGTGTTTTACGATGCGACGCGAACTTTTTTTGCAACTGCTCGAAACGAGTTTTCTGATACCAGACTGTAGTTAATCTAAGGTTTATTTAATGCACAACgacaaaattcaaattcaaattctcAATTGACTATTCTAATCTAAATTAACTAAACTAATTAACGCTATTGATTGCGCTCTGAATTGTACCTACCCTCTGTCAAAACATTAGCGCAACGAAGCTGCTCCTTTTGAATTGACTTACAGCAAAATGAGTTGTCAAAATCTCTTAATACCAAGTTTACTTTCAACGTAACCGTTATTCTCCTCATTTCACAATTGAAAACACCAAATTCCAGTATTATATAtcactataaaatattcttgatttttctttctcttgaatcaatatttgttatttcgtttatgattttattcgaataaatgttttaaatacagaGAATTATATTATGGCGTCATATACTGccctaaaaatgtatataaatttggGAATTGTGACATCGTTAACGAAGCCATTAAATGGAATTTCAtctctttataaaattatttttatttttcattaaatctgTATCTTAAAATATCGCATTATAACGTATCCTATTTTTACACCTAATAATTACATTCGTGAGAATAACTTacataaactataattatCACTTACTTAGTACTACCAGTACACACCTACTAAGTTACAATATGAGTTACTGTTGAGCAATGGCTGATTACTTAATGTGAGTTTGTAAGTGGGTTACAATATACCAATAATTTCGTACCCTCAGCTAAACTAACCTCTTGGAAAAGGCACATATGACACAATGTATGAAAAAAGTAATGAACTCCATAGACGTTTTTAACTGTCCGTGGGGTTTACTGACAAAAGGGTTTGATTTATGTCAGTTGCTATACtgtaacaaattgtttttttattacgtttcaattttactttcatttattactCTTAAATGTTctgttgtttttttctatacatATGTGTTAGTATgtgatgtaaatttaatagttaCCGCATTAGAGTAATCAGTAATGGTAGcacatgttttttaataaataaattttacgttAAGATCTTTGAAGCGTTTTGAAGTACTGTAGGTCCTATTTACGCTTTGATCATTTTTACGCTTCATTCCTTACTAAGCGTAttacttacaatattttcctatttAATAACTTATCAAAGTTTACATCAATGATTCAGGTACGGGAGTATACTTAAGACCCGTGTCAAAGAGAATAGTTACGACCCACGCGTTTTTAGGTAACTTCCCTGATTTTAGCAACTTGACAGCTGCACATACATTGGCGCCACTGGTATATCCTACATATAAACCTTCTTTCTTTCCAATTAAATGCATGTATTCCTCAGCTTCTTCATCTGTGACTGTAATGGTATCATTCATGACTTCATATTTAAACAGATCTGGAACAACGCCATAACTCGATCCTTGAAGTGTATTGGATGCTTTGGTTATCGGCTTTCCTTTTATTGGTTCACAGCCGTCGGGTTCTACAACGTAGCATTGTATCTTAGGGTTCTGTTTCTTCAAAAATTTCGAAACACCCATAAAAGTACCCGACGTGCCAACAGCGGTCACAAAAGCATTCACTCTGCCCGCGGTTTGGTGCCAAATTTCCGGGCCAGTGCTGGTATAGTGAGCTTCGATGTTGTCTTCATTAAGGAATTGCTTTACGAAAAATGCTCCAGTTTCCTTTTCCATAGATATAGCTTTATCTTTAGCTGCCATAAGATCTGCATTTGTCACGTTGCCATATGTGCCTTCGACTTGTGGAACTCTAATGCATGTAGCGCCAAGAGCTTCC
Proteins encoded:
- the LOC123710435 gene encoding cysteine synthase B-like, with translation MGQACEKQTDIRASALELIGNTPLVALDRLYTGPGRLLAKCEFMNPGGSIKDRASYHMIQKARLRGELKPGDLVIEATSGNQGCGLAVACSVLGHPLTLTMSKGNTVQRAIHMEALGATCIRVPQVEGTYGNVTNADLMAAKDKAISMEKETGAFFVKQFLNEDNIEAHYTSTGPEIWHQTAGRVNAFVTAVGTSGTFMGVSKFLKKQNPKIQCYVVEPDGCEPIKGKPITKASNTLQGSSYGVVPDLFKYEVMNDTITVTDEEAEEYMHLIGKKEGLYVGYTSGANVCAAVKLLKSGKLPKNAWVVTILFDTGLKYTPVPESLM